The following are from one region of the Bacillus methanolicus MGA3 genome:
- a CDS encoding ArsR/SmtB family transcription factor, with protein sequence MELIQTMSEHFKLLGDKSRLTILALLREKELCVCDIVEILQMSQPSISQHLRKLKDAGLVSETRKKQWIYYSLNIGDKPHIQTVLEHIPSLKSKLDELENNKDRCC encoded by the coding sequence ATGGAACTTATTCAAACCATGTCAGAGCATTTTAAGTTATTAGGTGATAAATCACGTCTTACCATTCTTGCCTTATTAAGAGAAAAAGAACTATGCGTTTGTGACATAGTTGAAATTCTTCAAATGTCACAGCCAAGTATTAGCCAACATCTTCGAAAATTAAAGGATGCTGGTTTGGTTTCTGAAACACGTAAAAAACAGTGGATATATTATTCTTTGAATATCGGAGATAAGCCTCATATTCAGACAGTTTTAGAACATATCCCGTCCCTTAAATCGAAGTTGGACGAATTAGAAAATAACAAAGACAGGTGTTGTTAG
- a CDS encoding MIP/aquaporin family protein, whose product MRKKLIAEFIGTYFLVFAGTGAIVINEITKSLTHIGIALTFGLVVMALIYTFGHISGAHFNPAVSIGFVVNGDISVLECLFYIISQLLGALSASATLYALFGNIAKLGSTLPKFSWQQSFVLELILTFALMMVIFGSAVHGKAVKSFAGIAIGATVGLEAMFAGPICGASMNPARSIAPALVSRHLDHLWIYIVATILGAVLASLVYKTIHE is encoded by the coding sequence ATGCGAAAAAAATTAATCGCTGAATTTATTGGTACTTACTTTCTTGTATTTGCCGGTACAGGAGCAATTGTTATTAATGAAATCACCAAAAGTCTAACTCACATTGGAATTGCTCTTACGTTTGGACTTGTAGTGATGGCGCTTATATATACTTTTGGACATATTTCAGGGGCACATTTTAATCCTGCTGTTTCAATTGGTTTTGTTGTGAACGGAGATATTAGTGTACTTGAATGCTTATTTTATATTATTTCTCAGCTTCTTGGAGCATTAAGTGCAAGTGCAACACTTTATGCACTTTTTGGGAACATAGCGAAACTTGGATCCACTTTACCGAAGTTTTCCTGGCAACAATCGTTCGTTTTAGAACTTATTTTAACATTTGCTTTAATGATGGTCATTTTTGGTTCTGCCGTTCATGGTAAAGCGGTTAAATCATTTGCAGGAATAGCCATTGGAGCTACCGTTGGGCTTGAAGCTATGTTTGCTGGACCAATATGCGGAGCATCAATGAATCCTGCTCGTTCCATTGCACCAGCACTAGTTTCTCGTCATTTGGATCACTTATGGATATATATTGTTGCCACCATTTTAGGAGCAGTTCTAGCTTCTTTGGTTTATAAAACCATACATGAATAA
- the cysT gene encoding sulfate ABC transporter permease subunit CysT → MESFSILKRRKPNLLPGFGLSLGFTMLYISLLVLLPLSMIFFHTISMGWKDFWETISEPRVVASYKLSFGASFAAALINAVFGVLIAWVLVRYHFLGKRIADGLVDLPFALPTAVAGISLTTLYTPNGWIGQFLGFKIAYTPIGIIIALTFIGLPFVVRMVQPVLQNIDEEIEEASASLGASRLQTFIKVIFPQILPAIITGFSLAFARALGEYGSVVFIAGNIPMRTEITPLLIMTKLEQYDYAGATAIAMVMLVISFILLLLINLFQWWMNRKFVHS, encoded by the coding sequence ATGGAAAGTTTTTCAATATTAAAAAGGAGAAAACCGAATCTATTGCCTGGATTCGGATTATCACTTGGATTTACGATGCTGTACATTAGCCTTCTAGTCTTACTTCCTTTATCAATGATTTTTTTTCATACCATTAGTATGGGGTGGAAGGATTTTTGGGAAACAATATCAGAACCTAGAGTCGTAGCTTCTTATAAATTAAGTTTTGGGGCATCTTTTGCAGCAGCTCTGATAAACGCTGTATTTGGAGTATTAATTGCTTGGGTGTTAGTGCGTTATCATTTTCTGGGAAAACGTATTGCAGATGGATTAGTTGATCTGCCTTTTGCATTACCAACAGCTGTAGCCGGGATTTCTTTAACGACATTGTATACACCTAATGGATGGATTGGGCAATTTCTAGGATTTAAAATAGCGTACACTCCAATAGGCATTATCATTGCTTTGACTTTTATTGGTTTACCGTTTGTTGTTCGTATGGTTCAACCAGTCCTGCAAAATATAGATGAAGAAATTGAAGAAGCTTCGGCAAGTCTAGGTGCAAGTAGACTACAAACATTCATAAAAGTTATTTTTCCACAAATTTTGCCTGCGATCATTACCGGATTTTCTTTAGCATTTGCGAGAGCTCTAGGGGAATATGGCTCAGTCGTTTTTATTGCTGGAAACATCCCAATGCGTACAGAAATTACACCACTCTTAATTATGACAAAGCTGGAACAATATGATTATGCAGGAGCAACTGCCATCGCCATGGTAATGTTAGTCATTTCATTTATTCTATTATTGCTTATTAACTTATTTCAGTGGTGGATGAATAGAAAATTTGTACATAGTTAA
- a CDS encoding tetratricopeptide repeat protein: MTLRYKILKEAQPICIISFETKDKLVMVTINGKKDKEKDVHDIQLLMKKYQEFTEIKTERSSDEKIKDILSHLAKHGYHYEKISNSDYEIKLEMAVESGILGKSKTLIDTLDEETGHDILSNIIERLSSKAYETMKQTAETINTLIKIGQHEEAVNTFLKKENYLNLYFSQTIPSEWVEAAFGINRTKLSEDIQLKLALHRVELATLTNRHRLAEDDARYLLSKNEHLSEIDHFNATLALGNALADQKLFEAAEYYYYQAFSNSENIDSSSKAWAYYNIGSLLKDQDKQEEAIEAYKTAGDLWISSEKINDAIRSYMRIFQVLEQIEPKKALRLLADLSEEVKRQLNEKGESLGLYRILGYLSFHTGKLEYELKRFSEAEKAFLDSYEYRRSIVGIEKEKEATIAFLEIICREQGKFEEAENWKKKLSTIKKQRGITTDDIIHEQLLMLLQNDDIPDIKIKEIENKLANYQDEHLLIMFHLILAIKVAKDYPEQALEWLDKAKKYNLKSYPDTYSIILQLYSKIMINLGREDKSYQYLQEAFKIKSSLLDLYPKLINLAVRLKKKEDALKYAKHWTEVDDQNFASWYIRGQIEEQLEQYHNAYKSYQVALKLSPNDQKTKVALIQASQRMIEKVMTNPSLPKDKSISVENFLHRQLKTEIETIREEILKILSDFKNLIEAHHKSEFWTTKNSKDKWVSKPENVAQRLLLLFLRSHLHKDIEVLDEVIIGEGRMDIFLIIPPGIKVVIELKICGAGYPSTYAKNAISQTVAYMKKKNCCIGVAIIFDGRKRDQGKGFENYYIIDGKRIETIIINVAKDKPSNNKE; this comes from the coding sequence ATGACTCTTAGATACAAAATACTTAAGGAAGCGCAGCCCATTTGTATTATTTCTTTTGAAACAAAAGACAAGCTAGTTATGGTTACAATCAATGGTAAAAAAGATAAAGAGAAAGATGTACATGACATTCAGTTATTAATGAAAAAATATCAAGAGTTTACGGAAATCAAGACAGAACGATCTTCAGATGAAAAAATTAAAGATATATTGAGTCATTTAGCTAAGCACGGATATCATTATGAAAAAATATCAAATTCTGATTATGAAATAAAATTAGAAATGGCGGTTGAAAGTGGGATACTAGGTAAATCAAAGACTTTAATAGATACTCTTGATGAAGAAACCGGTCACGATATTCTTTCAAATATTATTGAAAGACTCTCGTCTAAGGCGTATGAAACAATGAAACAAACTGCAGAAACAATTAACACTCTTATTAAAATTGGACAGCACGAGGAAGCGGTAAACACGTTTCTTAAAAAAGAGAATTACCTCAATCTCTATTTTAGCCAAACGATCCCCTCTGAATGGGTAGAAGCAGCTTTTGGAATTAACCGAACAAAACTATCAGAAGATATCCAACTTAAACTTGCTTTACATCGAGTAGAACTAGCTACTTTAACAAATCGTCATCGACTAGCTGAGGATGATGCTCGTTACTTATTAAGTAAAAACGAGCATTTGTCGGAAATTGACCACTTTAATGCCACTTTAGCATTAGGTAATGCATTAGCCGATCAAAAACTATTTGAAGCTGCAGAATATTACTATTATCAAGCATTTTCAAATAGTGAAAACATAGATTCTTCCAGTAAAGCATGGGCTTATTATAATATAGGTTCACTTCTTAAGGATCAAGACAAGCAAGAAGAAGCAATAGAAGCTTATAAAACTGCTGGTGATTTATGGATAAGTAGCGAAAAAATAAATGATGCCATTCGTTCATATATGAGGATTTTTCAAGTACTAGAACAGATAGAGCCAAAGAAAGCCTTACGATTACTAGCTGATTTATCAGAAGAAGTAAAGCGCCAATTAAATGAAAAAGGAGAAAGTTTAGGATTATATCGCATATTAGGTTATTTATCTTTTCATACCGGTAAGTTGGAGTATGAATTAAAGCGTTTTTCTGAAGCAGAAAAAGCATTTTTAGATAGTTATGAGTATCGTCGTTCAATAGTGGGAATAGAGAAAGAGAAAGAAGCAACGATTGCTTTCTTAGAGATAATCTGTCGAGAACAAGGTAAGTTTGAAGAAGCAGAAAATTGGAAAAAGAAGCTATCCACTATTAAGAAACAAAGGGGTATTACTACTGATGATATAATACATGAACAACTATTAATGTTACTTCAAAATGATGACATACCAGATATAAAAATAAAAGAAATTGAGAATAAGCTTGCTAATTATCAGGATGAACATTTACTTATTATGTTCCATCTAATTCTGGCAATAAAAGTAGCAAAAGATTATCCTGAACAAGCCCTTGAATGGCTGGATAAAGCAAAAAAGTATAATTTGAAGTCATATCCAGATACTTATAGCATAATATTACAGCTATATAGTAAAATCATGATAAATCTAGGAAGAGAAGACAAATCATATCAATATTTACAGGAAGCATTTAAAATAAAGTCTTCTTTACTTGATTTGTACCCGAAGCTTATTAATTTAGCGGTTAGATTAAAAAAGAAGGAGGATGCTCTAAAGTACGCTAAACATTGGACAGAAGTAGACGATCAAAACTTTGCCTCATGGTATATAAGAGGTCAAATTGAAGAACAATTAGAACAATATCATAATGCCTATAAATCCTATCAAGTTGCTTTAAAACTTTCTCCAAATGACCAAAAAACTAAAGTTGCGTTGATACAGGCTAGTCAACGAATGATCGAAAAAGTAATGACAAATCCAAGTTTACCAAAAGATAAATCAATATCAGTCGAAAACTTTTTACATAGACAATTAAAAACAGAGATTGAAACAATTCGCGAGGAAATTTTAAAAATCTTATCTGATTTTAAAAACTTAATTGAAGCCCATCACAAATCAGAATTTTGGACAACTAAAAACTCAAAGGACAAATGGGTATCAAAACCAGAGAATGTGGCACAACGTTTGTTACTTCTTTTTTTACGATCTCACCTTCACAAAGATATTGAAGTTCTAGATGAGGTAATTATTGGAGAAGGTCGGATGGACATTTTTCTAATAATTCCTCCGGGAATTAAAGTTGTTATAGAGTTAAAAATTTGCGGAGCAGGCTATCCATCTACCTATGCAAAGAATGCCATTAGTCAAACAGTTGCTTATATGAAGAAAAAAAATTGTTGTATTGGGGTAGCCATAATTTTTGATGGACGAAAAAGAGACCAAGGAAAGGGTTTTGAAAATTATTACATAATAGATGGAAAAAGGATTGAAACTATTATTATTAATGTCGCTAAGGATAAACCTAGTAATAATAAAGAGTAG
- the cysW gene encoding sulfate ABC transporter permease subunit CysW, translating to MAGYIPMQRSNLPLQTPRSTTEPRLVRLLLIAIVLGFLSLFLVLPLISIFVKAFDKGIDVYFASIRHPDALAAIKLTLFVVLMTVPLNAIFGVAAAWLISKFDFKGKNILITIIDLPFAVSPVIAGLVFVLLFGTHNFLGQWLFENDIKIIFAVPGIVLATLFVTLPFVARELIPLMQAQGSAEEEASFTLGANGWKTFLHVTLPKIKWGLLYGVILCSARSIGEFGAVSVVSGHIRGLTNTMPLHIEILYNEYHFTAAFAVASLMSIFAIITLFAKNFIEWKTKINK from the coding sequence ATGGCTGGTTATATTCCGATGCAAAGATCGAATTTACCGCTGCAAACGCCTAGGAGTACAACAGAACCACGTCTTGTTCGCTTGCTGCTAATTGCGATTGTCCTAGGGTTTTTGAGTTTATTTCTTGTATTACCTCTTATTTCCATTTTCGTAAAGGCTTTTGATAAAGGAATCGATGTTTATTTTGCTTCCATTCGTCATCCAGACGCTTTGGCAGCTATTAAATTAACATTATTTGTTGTATTAATGACGGTTCCATTAAATGCCATATTTGGAGTAGCTGCTGCATGGTTAATTTCAAAATTTGATTTTAAAGGAAAAAATATCTTGATTACCATTATTGATCTTCCTTTTGCAGTTTCTCCAGTTATTGCAGGGTTAGTTTTTGTCTTATTATTTGGTACTCATAATTTTCTTGGACAATGGCTCTTTGAAAACGACATAAAAATCATTTTTGCAGTTCCCGGTATTGTTCTTGCAACGTTATTTGTCACACTGCCGTTTGTTGCTCGTGAACTTATTCCATTAATGCAAGCACAAGGATCTGCAGAAGAGGAAGCGTCATTCACTTTAGGTGCAAACGGTTGGAAAACATTTTTGCATGTTACTCTCCCGAAAATCAAGTGGGGTTTATTATATGGGGTTATCTTGTGCAGCGCTCGGTCGATTGGAGAATTTGGAGCTGTATCCGTCGTTTCTGGACATATTCGTGGATTAACAAATACAATGCCTTTACATATTGAAATTTTATACAATGAATATCATTTTACAGCAGCTTTTGCAGTTGCATCATTAATGTCAATTTTCGCGATCATCACCTTATTTGCCAAAAATTTTATTGAATGGAAAACAAAGATAAATAAATGA
- a CDS encoding GIY-YIG nuclease family protein — protein sequence MAERKIDVKYTIVENIFAGEEKKLETFTQAGVYILKDKGGRILYIGEADNLSSRVKKHLNGIDKATRVLEGHKYIYNIDLYILDECEPLPKKNILEIDLILEHNPPFNSKFTKREGNKKEVYRAKEHILSQLMGKDTREQNGHYTKKRLTMKDLIYQV from the coding sequence ATGGCTGAGAGAAAGATAGATGTTAAATACACAATTGTAGAGAATATTTTTGCTGGTGAGGAGAAAAAGTTAGAAACATTTACTCAAGCAGGAGTTTATATTTTAAAAGACAAGGGGGGAAGGATACTTTATATAGGAGAGGCTGACAATCTTTCTTCTAGAGTTAAAAAACATTTGAATGGAATAGATAAAGCCACTAGGGTATTAGAAGGTCATAAATACATATATAACATAGACTTGTATATTTTAGATGAGTGCGAGCCTCTTCCAAAGAAAAATATTTTAGAAATAGATTTAATTTTAGAACATAATCCACCTTTTAACAGTAAATTTACCAAAAGAGAAGGTAACAAAAAAGAAGTGTATAGAGCCAAAGAACATATATTGAGTCAGTTAATGGGAAAGGATACAAGAGAACAGAATGGACACTATACGAAAAAGAGGCTTACTATGAAAGATCTGATATATCAAGTATAG
- a CDS encoding DUF6933 domain-containing protein, translated as MMKCLVMNNMTRYNFIIYGLKKGDFKQFDEIIVNEIANNLKADKVKETHRQKYINKCGQVSYTSTNDRSIISQINEMIRVSKYKMEADKVNGIETDIYKLNRFLNGFIMLKLPELYSGETMRSALQSL; from the coding sequence ATGATGAAGTGTTTGGTGATGAATAATATGACACGATATAATTTTATTATTTATGGTTTAAAAAAAGGGGATTTTAAACAGTTTGATGAAATTATTGTAAACGAAATTGCAAATAATCTGAAAGCAGATAAAGTGAAAGAAACACATAGACAAAAATATATTAACAAATGTGGCCAGGTATCATATACAAGCACTAATGACAGAAGCATCATTTCACAAATTAATGAAATGATTAGAGTGTCTAAATACAAAATGGAAGCAGATAAAGTAAATGGCATTGAAACTGATATCTATAAATTAAATCGATTCCTAAATGGATTTATAATGCTAAAACTGCCAGAGCTTTATTCGGGTGAAACAATGCGCAGCGCTTTGCAAAGTTTATGA
- a CDS encoding sulfate/molybdate ABC transporter ATP-binding protein has product MSIKIQNISKSFGSFKALDDINIHIQTGELVALLGPSGSGKTSLLRIIAGLEAADQGSILFDDKDITHIRSKERKVGFVFQHYALFHHMNVFDNVAYGLKVRPRKSRPSKKEIEEKVYELLRLVKLEAYANRYPSQLSGGQRQRVALARALAVEPKVLLLDEPFGALDAKVRKDLRRWLRRLHDDFHITSIFVTHDQEEALDVADRVVIMNEGRIEQIGTPEEVYDHPNSPFVYDFLGNVNLFRGRLHKGKLHHGKFQIDAPEFSETENKAAVGYVRPHDISIEKEASSKDGVSATIKHIHIVGPIVHLELKRNDTEEFLEAELTKDLYKNLQLKTGEKVFVKPKQLRVFIPEDYTI; this is encoded by the coding sequence GTGAGTATAAAAATACAAAATATCTCAAAATCGTTCGGCTCATTTAAAGCTCTTGATGATATTAATATTCATATTCAAACAGGTGAATTAGTAGCACTGCTTGGACCATCAGGTTCCGGTAAAACATCACTGCTTCGCATCATTGCAGGATTAGAAGCTGCCGATCAAGGATCAATTCTTTTTGATGATAAAGATATTACTCATATTCGTTCAAAAGAAAGAAAAGTGGGATTTGTTTTTCAGCATTATGCTTTATTTCATCATATGAATGTTTTTGACAATGTCGCTTACGGCTTAAAAGTTCGGCCACGAAAGTCGCGCCCTTCAAAAAAAGAAATTGAAGAAAAGGTATACGAATTACTGCGGTTAGTGAAGTTAGAAGCTTATGCCAATCGATATCCATCGCAGCTTTCCGGAGGTCAGAGGCAACGAGTTGCGTTGGCTAGGGCATTAGCGGTTGAACCAAAAGTATTATTACTAGATGAACCATTCGGCGCTTTAGATGCAAAAGTAAGAAAAGATCTTCGGCGTTGGTTAAGAAGATTACATGATGATTTTCATATCACAAGCATTTTTGTCACTCATGACCAAGAAGAAGCTTTAGACGTCGCAGATCGTGTTGTGATCATGAACGAAGGAAGAATCGAACAAATCGGAACCCCTGAAGAGGTGTATGATCATCCGAACAGTCCTTTTGTTTATGACTTTTTAGGAAATGTGAATTTATTCCGAGGCCGTCTTCATAAAGGAAAACTCCATCACGGTAAATTCCAAATCGATGCCCCGGAATTTTCTGAAACAGAAAACAAGGCAGCCGTTGGATATGTTCGACCTCACGATATTAGCATCGAAAAAGAAGCAAGCAGCAAAGATGGAGTTTCAGCCACTATCAAGCATATTCATATAGTAGGCCCTATTGTTCACCTGGAATTAAAAAGAAACGATACAGAAGAATTTCTTGAAGCTGAACTAACAAAAGATTTATACAAAAACTTGCAACTGAAAACGGGAGAAAAAGTATTTGTAAAACCAAAACAGTTGAGAGTTTTTATACCGGAGGACTATACCATCTAG
- the arsC gene encoding arsenate reductase (thioredoxin), translating into MDKKLVYFLCTGNSCRSQMAEGFLKALGGDKYEVKSAGLEAHGLNPRAVQVMKEAGVDISHHTSDVIDPEILSQADYIITLCGHANDNCPVVRNDKAERWHWGFDDPAKATGTEEEILAKFREVRDSIKKRIEQFVKEGK; encoded by the coding sequence ATGGACAAAAAACTTGTTTATTTCTTATGTACAGGTAACTCCTGTCGCTCTCAAATGGCTGAAGGTTTTTTGAAAGCTTTAGGTGGAGATAAATATGAAGTCAAAAGTGCTGGTCTTGAAGCTCACGGTTTGAATCCCCGTGCTGTTCAAGTAATGAAAGAAGCAGGAGTTGATATTAGTCACCATACTTCTGATGTGATTGACCCAGAAATTCTAAGTCAAGCTGATTACATTATTACTTTGTGCGGTCACGCCAATGACAACTGCCCAGTGGTCCGTAATGACAAAGCTGAAAGATGGCATTGGGGCTTTGATGATCCAGCAAAAGCAACGGGAACCGAAGAAGAAATTTTGGCGAAGTTCCGTGAAGTTCGTGATTCCATAAAAAAACGCATTGAACAGTTTGTTAAAGAAGGAAAATAA
- a CDS encoding tetratricopeptide repeat protein has translation MRLKKMTLEELEELEQELHDQEQESDYSLYSRKIKVYEEIYNRLRKLGKEKKEDNSYLKYVTKKLVFNLIHYGTFLKMQYEKDDQTAIHCLKKALNYDSRNPSAAYRLGFLSYKHKDYESALHYFQKAIENQEYYDQKDYCLNEKQVVNAHLYLTNSALHIAKYTYEKIIGLPYKSQQELPNYEFSSLYQSLTENEKYLERHAFYKISQDETTTCSKEECEELITNVPLNTIVLYFNDRNIKLVYNENEVNISQNHGDMLRYLLTKSSVDSPATRITLHNFFLDSHVKGVVNKDALIKAISRLRNKLRSCEIPSIIQTTNYRGETAYYFDRTLPYIVMYRVDEEIEYLS, from the coding sequence ATGCGTTTAAAGAAAATGACATTAGAAGAACTAGAGGAACTGGAACAAGAACTGCATGATCAGGAACAGGAAAGTGACTATTCCTTATACTCTCGGAAAATAAAAGTTTATGAGGAAATATATAACAGACTCAGAAAACTAGGTAAAGAGAAAAAAGAGGATAATAGTTATCTTAAATACGTCACTAAGAAGCTTGTTTTTAATTTAATCCATTATGGAACATTTCTTAAAATGCAGTATGAAAAGGACGACCAAACTGCCATCCATTGTCTTAAAAAGGCCCTAAATTATGATAGCAGAAACCCATCTGCAGCGTATAGACTTGGTTTTTTATCGTACAAACATAAGGATTATGAGAGTGCATTGCATTATTTTCAGAAGGCAATAGAGAATCAAGAATATTATGATCAAAAAGATTATTGTCTCAATGAAAAACAGGTAGTGAACGCTCACCTATACTTAACGAACAGTGCCTTGCACATTGCAAAGTATACGTATGAAAAAATAATTGGATTACCATATAAAAGTCAGCAGGAACTACCGAATTATGAATTTTCCTCACTTTATCAGAGTTTAACAGAAAATGAAAAATACTTGGAAAGACATGCATTCTATAAAATTAGTCAAGATGAGACGACAACTTGTTCAAAGGAAGAGTGTGAAGAACTTATCACCAATGTACCTTTAAATACGATCGTACTTTACTTCAATGATCGAAATATTAAACTTGTCTATAATGAAAACGAAGTAAACATTAGTCAAAATCATGGGGATATGCTCCGATATTTGCTTACGAAAAGCTCTGTTGATTCTCCAGCTACACGAATCACTTTACACAATTTCTTTCTTGATTCTCATGTTAAGGGAGTAGTAAATAAAGATGCTTTGATTAAAGCGATTAGCAGACTTAGAAATAAATTGAGAAGTTGCGAAATTCCTTCCATCATTCAAACTACCAACTATAGAGGTGAAACAGCCTATTACTTTGATCGGACATTGCCATATATTGTGATGTACCGAGTAGATGAAGAAATAGAATATTTATCATAA
- a CDS encoding M20/M25/M40 family metallo-hydrolase has product MKNWYRLFIRHGFMVQEKSLNVFNCWNETEENLAFLLENLEKLSISYVFEQGILTILSPVVSEDKWLNCLDFKFRGRGEGLWFRPGKEEPKVRELDTYISGMVRQLNRLGLHTIYCCDGHERQKPTICFAEWVDMECVSKVLRAAGVSRFYTRNRAVRMSVPRQQLLDITEKLNKIQKEWLNEELEFIRKQLFLHLLEQCLSINGESGNEEDIRQFVIENLRPHVDFLSVDRTGNILAQKVCGTGHGPTILLNAHLDTVDVIEEDREIVKEGSIWSSSKGILGADDRAGVAILLELAERLHTFNFNGKVKFIFTVEEEIGLAGARNVDDYFLWDVDAAFIVDRRGTSDIVTSCGGYEPFCDERYGIFIEEIAKSQGLEGWKCTNGGSSDTRIWASHGIQSVNLSVGYQNEHTTAETLNTDACYHTVELLIGVLQQARELNRVIQRIKNSRKRQSSRVISI; this is encoded by the coding sequence ATGAAAAATTGGTATCGTTTATTCATTCGTCACGGGTTTATGGTGCAAGAGAAAAGTCTAAATGTATTTAATTGTTGGAATGAAACAGAAGAGAATTTGGCATTTTTATTAGAAAATCTAGAAAAACTTTCTATATCATATGTCTTTGAACAAGGAATATTAACAATTTTAAGTCCTGTAGTCTCAGAAGATAAATGGTTAAATTGTTTAGATTTTAAATTTCGAGGTAGAGGGGAAGGACTTTGGTTTCGTCCAGGGAAAGAAGAACCAAAAGTTAGAGAACTTGACACTTATATTTCTGGAATGGTACGGCAGCTGAACCGCCTTGGGCTTCACACAATTTACTGCTGCGATGGACATGAACGACAAAAGCCAACGATCTGTTTTGCTGAATGGGTAGATATGGAGTGTGTGAGTAAAGTTTTACGTGCGGCGGGCGTATCAAGATTTTACACAAGAAATCGGGCGGTAAGAATGTCAGTACCACGCCAGCAGCTTCTTGACATCACAGAAAAGCTTAACAAGATTCAAAAAGAATGGCTGAATGAAGAGTTAGAATTTATTAGAAAGCAATTATTCCTTCATCTGCTCGAACAGTGTTTATCGATTAATGGGGAAAGCGGAAATGAGGAAGATATTCGTCAATTTGTAATTGAAAATTTACGTCCGCATGTAGATTTCCTATCTGTTGACCGAACCGGAAATATCCTTGCCCAAAAAGTTTGTGGAACTGGCCATGGCCCTACAATTTTGTTAAATGCCCATTTAGATACAGTCGATGTCATTGAGGAAGACAGAGAAATTGTAAAAGAGGGATCGATTTGGTCCAGCAGTAAAGGCATATTAGGTGCAGATGACCGAGCTGGTGTAGCTATATTACTTGAACTTGCCGAGCGTCTCCACACATTCAATTTTAACGGTAAAGTTAAATTTATCTTCACTGTGGAAGAGGAAATTGGCTTAGCCGGGGCTAGAAACGTAGATGATTATTTTCTATGGGATGTTGACGCTGCGTTTATCGTAGACCGACGCGGTACCAGTGACATTGTCACATCATGCGGCGGATATGAACCATTTTGCGATGAAAGATACGGAATTTTTATTGAAGAAATAGCAAAGAGCCAAGGCTTAGAAGGATGGAAGTGCACAAATGGAGGAAGCAGCGACACAAGAATTTGGGCTTCACATGGTATCCAAAGCGTAAACCTTTCAGTTGGATATCAAAACGAACATACAACAGCGGAAACGCTCAATACCGATGCATGTTATCACACCGTAGAGTTGTTAATTGGGGTGTTGCAACAAGCGAGAGAATTAAACAGAGTAATCCAACGCATTAAAAACAGTAGGAAACGGCAAAGTTCAAGGGTCATTTCAATATAA